A part of Tigriopus californicus strain San Diego chromosome 10, Tcal_SD_v2.1, whole genome shotgun sequence genomic DNA contains:
- the LOC131889463 gene encoding proteasome inhibitor PI31 subunit-like, whose translation MSGFGWDLVQRSTERDISTHNDVVVAFTHWKLLALGLRCVGNGDHFQAGSDPSPSELLPTDWNKDNSALYTLKYRHHETTADKYVLKAIVAGSSLILSLVRVADEQVTTLSVESEKWVDLGDKNVLKKDELAKTVDKELLDPIFKPSSETEAKAEEAKGQSSSRLRDESQGSSSGLRVGGPRGPLRRDDLLLGSSDLDPLGRMGGPGMVFEPGNFMAPPRARFDPVHPYMPNPGMGGPMGPGMGGPMGPGIGRRRFGDEMQPPGFDNDDMFG comes from the coding sequence ATGAGTGGCTTCGGTTGGGACCTCGTTCAAAGGTCAACCGAACGGGATATCAGCACCCATAACGATGTGGTGGTGGCCTTCACCCATTGGAAGCTGTTGGCTTTAGGCCTTCGTTGTGTGGGTAATGGGGACCATTTTCAGGCTGGATCGGACCCATCGCCCTCTGAACTGCTTCCGACCGATTGGAACAAAGATAATTCAGCCTTGTACACGCTAAAATATCGACATCACGAGACCACGGCcgacaaatatgttttgaagGCCATCGTGGCCGGATCGTCCTTGATATTGAGCCTTGTCCGAGTAGCCGATGAGCAAGTCACCACCTTAAGCGTGGAATCAGAGAAGTGGGTCGATTTGGGTGACAAAAACGTCCTCAAAAAGGACGAATTGGCTAAAACCGTGGATAAAGAGTTGTTGGATCCGATTTTTAAGCCATCGTCAGAAACTGAGGCCAAAGCTGAAGAGGCCAAAGGTCAAAGCAGTTCCAGATTGCGGGATGAGTCTCAGGGCTCCTCGTCCGGTTTGAGAGTGGGTGGGCCCCGGGGACCTCTCAGACGGGATGATTTGCTCTTGGGCTCGTCAGATTTGGATCCCTTGGGACGAATGGGTGGACCTGGAATGGTATTCGAACCGGGGAACTTCATGGCCCCGCCTCGAGCCCGATTCGACCCAGTACATCCATATATGCCTAATCCTGGGATGGGTGGTCCCATGGGACCAGGGATGGGGGGCCCTATGGGTCCAGGAATAGGACGGAGGCGTTTTGGGGATGAGATGCAACCCCCCGGATTTGATAACGATGACATGTTTGGCTGA
- the LOC131889460 gene encoding ATP-dependent RNA helicase DDX51-like isoform X1, which produces MGSRPSATKTKTTTTQAHGGLVYIKVAWVQVNPTNMEQIPRHWGDDEEEEQEEEKHEVKPTPLSSPQVKQPPPQNGPTLGEPESVSIAHEANDHDGPSLAKKRKKSKKTQKGPASGGPQAESGFQLLGQSLGPGQSEVRRVLPPWLTNPNVVTVDFEQDQLSVADMPGLDPDTVAKLRAHGIHNLFPVQRQVIPGLLSQGSLFRPSDICVSAPTGSGKTLAYVIPTIQSLKRRLAPSPRVLVVLPVQELASQVFHVFQTYAQGTNLKVKLLTPQRAFEAEQNELVQELWEAPGQFKQLADIVITTPGRLVDHLTRTRGLDWHCLRYLIIDEADRVMENIQYNWLAQLETRVGLDRVRMQPFTVCTAQRNLIPLQKLLFSATLSQNPEYLDSLNLFEPRLFTSVVKPKDILENKSQATISEDAQEFVGQYTTPAELNEALVIVKDPLKKPMILAYLLRKKRVEKAIVFTNSIEHAHYLSLVLKQYGFSVGEMSSQVSAKRGRTMNQFQAGKFTVLVSTDALARGMDLGRVDFVISYDTPKFIRTYIHRVGRTARAGTPGHALTLVEAGKAERKLRHILKEANKTDLPSEEVDEDDLDEKTYQEAMDKATTLLNEEKARVVAINVRNKKKNFKKRK; this is translated from the exons ATGGGATCACGTCCAAGTGctaccaaaacaaaaacaacaacaacccaaGCACATGGTGGGCTGGTATATATAAAGGTTGCCTGGGTTCAAGTCAATCCCACCAATATGGAACAAATCCCACGACATTGGGGtgacgacgaggaagaggaacaagaagaagagaaacatGAAGTGAAGCCAACCCCTCTCAGTAGTCCCCAGGTCAAGCAGCCGCCCCCGCAGAACGGCCCTACCCTCGGCGAACCTGAATCCGTATCCATTGCCCATGAGGCGAACGATCATGATGGGCCCAGTTTGGCCAAAAAGcggaaaaagagcaaaaagaccCAGAAAGGCCCGGCCTCTGGAGGTCCCCAAGCCGAGTCGGGCTTtcaattgttgggccaatctTTGGGTCCGGGTCAATCGGAAGTGCGTCGCGTGTTGCCCCCCTGGCTCACCAATCCTAATGTCGTGACCGTGGACTTTGAGCAAGACCAATTAAGCGTGGCCGACATGCCCGGTTTAGACCCCGACACCGTGGCCAAACTCCGCGCCCACGGGATTCACAATCTGTTCCCGGTGCAACGACAAGTCATCCCAGGACTGCTATCCCAAGGATCCTTATTCCGCCCCTCGGACATCTGCGTTTCGGCCCCCACGGGTAGCGGCAAGACTTTAGCCTATGTCATCCCCACTATCCAATCACTCAAACGACGATTAGCCCCGAGTCCGCGGGTTCTGGTTGTGTTACCCGTCCAAGAATTGGCCAGTCAAGTGTTCCACGTGTTCCAAACCTACGCCCAAGGCACCAACCTCAAGGTCAAGCTCCTGACCCCGCAAAGAGCCTTTGAAGCCGAGCAAAACGAGCTGGTCCAAGAGTTGTGGGAAGCACCGGGtcaattcaagcaattggCCGATATCGTGATCACCACCCCCGGACGATTGGTGGATCACTTGACCCGAACTCGGGGACTGGATTGGCACTGCTTGCGATACTTGATCATTGATGAGGCCGATCGGGTCATGGAGAATATCCAGTATAATTGGTTGGCTCAACTGGAGACACGGGTGGGACTAGATCGGGTCCGGATGCAGCCGTTCACCGTGTGCACGGCTCAACGTAACTTGATCCCATTGCAAAAGCTGTTGTTCAGTGCCACGCTCAGCCAGAATCCGGAGTATCTCGACTCGTTGAATCTGTTCGAACCGCGATTATTTACATCCGTGGTCAAGCCCAAAGATATCCTGGAAAACAAATCCCAAGCCACGATCTCGGAAGACGCTCAAGAGTTCGTGGGACAATACACCACGCCCGCCGAGCTGAACGAGGCCTTGGTGATTGTCAAAGATCCGCTCAAGAAGCCAATGATCCTCGCGTATCTCTTGCGAAAGAAGCGGGTGGAAAAGGCCATCGTCTTCACCAACTCCATCGAACACGCCCATTACCTCAGCCTGGTGCTCAAGCAATACGGCTTCTCCGTGGGCGAGATGTCCTCGCAG GTGTCCGCTAAAAGAGGGCGAACCATGAACCAATTCCAAGCGGGTAAATTCACGGTTCTGGTGAGTACAGACGCCTTGGCCCGTGGAATGGATTTGGGACGGGTGGATTTTGTCATCTCCTACGACACCCCCAAGTTCATCCGGACCTATATTCATCGAGTGGGTCGCACTGCCCGAGCTGGAACTCCGGGCCACGCCCTAACATTAGTTGAGGCTGGGAAGGCGGAGCGGAAGTTACggcatattttgaaagaggCCAATAAGACAGACTTGCCGAGTGAGGAAGTCGATGAAGACGATCTAGACGAGAAAACCTATCAGGAAGCCATGGATAAGGCCACGACTCTTCTGAACGAGGAGAAGGCCAGGGTCGTGGCCATCAATGTgagaaacaagaagaaaaacttcaagaaacggaaatga
- the LOC131889460 gene encoding ATP-dependent RNA helicase DDX51-like isoform X2, with protein sequence MEQIPRHWGDDEEEEQEEEKHEVKPTPLSSPQVKQPPPQNGPTLGEPESVSIAHEANDHDGPSLAKKRKKSKKTQKGPASGGPQAESGFQLLGQSLGPGQSEVRRVLPPWLTNPNVVTVDFEQDQLSVADMPGLDPDTVAKLRAHGIHNLFPVQRQVIPGLLSQGSLFRPSDICVSAPTGSGKTLAYVIPTIQSLKRRLAPSPRVLVVLPVQELASQVFHVFQTYAQGTNLKVKLLTPQRAFEAEQNELVQELWEAPGQFKQLADIVITTPGRLVDHLTRTRGLDWHCLRYLIIDEADRVMENIQYNWLAQLETRVGLDRVRMQPFTVCTAQRNLIPLQKLLFSATLSQNPEYLDSLNLFEPRLFTSVVKPKDILENKSQATISEDAQEFVGQYTTPAELNEALVIVKDPLKKPMILAYLLRKKRVEKAIVFTNSIEHAHYLSLVLKQYGFSVGEMSSQVSAKRGRTMNQFQAGKFTVLVSTDALARGMDLGRVDFVISYDTPKFIRTYIHRVGRTARAGTPGHALTLVEAGKAERKLRHILKEANKTDLPSEEVDEDDLDEKTYQEAMDKATTLLNEEKARVVAINVRNKKKNFKKRK encoded by the exons ATGGAACAAATCCCACGACATTGGGGtgacgacgaggaagaggaacaagaagaagagaaacatGAAGTGAAGCCAACCCCTCTCAGTAGTCCCCAGGTCAAGCAGCCGCCCCCGCAGAACGGCCCTACCCTCGGCGAACCTGAATCCGTATCCATTGCCCATGAGGCGAACGATCATGATGGGCCCAGTTTGGCCAAAAAGcggaaaaagagcaaaaagaccCAGAAAGGCCCGGCCTCTGGAGGTCCCCAAGCCGAGTCGGGCTTtcaattgttgggccaatctTTGGGTCCGGGTCAATCGGAAGTGCGTCGCGTGTTGCCCCCCTGGCTCACCAATCCTAATGTCGTGACCGTGGACTTTGAGCAAGACCAATTAAGCGTGGCCGACATGCCCGGTTTAGACCCCGACACCGTGGCCAAACTCCGCGCCCACGGGATTCACAATCTGTTCCCGGTGCAACGACAAGTCATCCCAGGACTGCTATCCCAAGGATCCTTATTCCGCCCCTCGGACATCTGCGTTTCGGCCCCCACGGGTAGCGGCAAGACTTTAGCCTATGTCATCCCCACTATCCAATCACTCAAACGACGATTAGCCCCGAGTCCGCGGGTTCTGGTTGTGTTACCCGTCCAAGAATTGGCCAGTCAAGTGTTCCACGTGTTCCAAACCTACGCCCAAGGCACCAACCTCAAGGTCAAGCTCCTGACCCCGCAAAGAGCCTTTGAAGCCGAGCAAAACGAGCTGGTCCAAGAGTTGTGGGAAGCACCGGGtcaattcaagcaattggCCGATATCGTGATCACCACCCCCGGACGATTGGTGGATCACTTGACCCGAACTCGGGGACTGGATTGGCACTGCTTGCGATACTTGATCATTGATGAGGCCGATCGGGTCATGGAGAATATCCAGTATAATTGGTTGGCTCAACTGGAGACACGGGTGGGACTAGATCGGGTCCGGATGCAGCCGTTCACCGTGTGCACGGCTCAACGTAACTTGATCCCATTGCAAAAGCTGTTGTTCAGTGCCACGCTCAGCCAGAATCCGGAGTATCTCGACTCGTTGAATCTGTTCGAACCGCGATTATTTACATCCGTGGTCAAGCCCAAAGATATCCTGGAAAACAAATCCCAAGCCACGATCTCGGAAGACGCTCAAGAGTTCGTGGGACAATACACCACGCCCGCCGAGCTGAACGAGGCCTTGGTGATTGTCAAAGATCCGCTCAAGAAGCCAATGATCCTCGCGTATCTCTTGCGAAAGAAGCGGGTGGAAAAGGCCATCGTCTTCACCAACTCCATCGAACACGCCCATTACCTCAGCCTGGTGCTCAAGCAATACGGCTTCTCCGTGGGCGAGATGTCCTCGCAG GTGTCCGCTAAAAGAGGGCGAACCATGAACCAATTCCAAGCGGGTAAATTCACGGTTCTGGTGAGTACAGACGCCTTGGCCCGTGGAATGGATTTGGGACGGGTGGATTTTGTCATCTCCTACGACACCCCCAAGTTCATCCGGACCTATATTCATCGAGTGGGTCGCACTGCCCGAGCTGGAACTCCGGGCCACGCCCTAACATTAGTTGAGGCTGGGAAGGCGGAGCGGAAGTTACggcatattttgaaagaggCCAATAAGACAGACTTGCCGAGTGAGGAAGTCGATGAAGACGATCTAGACGAGAAAACCTATCAGGAAGCCATGGATAAGGCCACGACTCTTCTGAACGAGGAGAAGGCCAGGGTCGTGGCCATCAATGTgagaaacaagaagaaaaacttcaagaaacggaaatga
- the LOC131889462 gene encoding GPN-loop GTPase 1-like yields the protein MASALPADAPDTAATCSSSSSTPTKPPTCLIVLGMAGSGKTTFVQRLTSDLHARKKSPYVINLDPACLEVPYPANIDIRDTVNYKEVMKQYGLGPNGGIVTALNLFATKFDQVLDLVQKRAGLSEFVVIDTPGQIEVFTWSASGNIITEALASQCPTVVVYVMDSVRSTNPVTFMSNMLYACSILYKTKLPFIVVMNKIDVVDNQYAVEWMEDFELFQEALSHETSYVSNLAQSLSLALEEFYSVLRSVGVSAMTGMGVDKFLDKVTEAELEYETEYKEEYQRLRREKDEAEKVEEERRKAGGKKSSLIHSMPMESESAIYLRHPGDEDQPDSEEERDDEAEEESKERDSFQNYLARHAAKTKDKIDQVAKEPGTKL from the exons ATGGCTAGTGCATTGCCCGCTGATGCGCCTGATACCGCCGCCacctgctcctcctcctcctccacgCCCACTAAACCACCCACCTGTCTCATCGTGTTGGGCATGGCCGGTTCCGGGAAAACCACGTTTGTCCAACGTCTCACTTCAG ATCTCCACGCCCGCAAGAAATCACCCTACGTGATCAACTTAGATCCGGCGTGTTTAGAGGTACCCTACCCAGCCAACATTGACATTCGCGACACGGTCAACTACAAGGAGGTCATGAAGCAATACGGGCTCGGACCCAATGGCGGCATCGTGACGGCCTTGAATCTCTTCGCTACCAAATTTGACCAGGTCCTGGATCTGGTTCAAAAGCGCGCCGGCCTGAGCGAATTCGTCGTGATCGACACGCCCGGACAAATCGAGGTGTTCACTTGGTCAGCCTCGGGCAACATCATCACCGAGGCTCTGGCCTCTCAATGCCCCACCGTGGTGGTGTACGTGATGGATTCGGTGCGCTCCACCAATCCGGTCACGTTCATGTCCAACATGTTGTATGCCTGCAGTATTTTGTACAAGACCAAGTTGCCTTTTATCGTGGTGATGAACAAGATCGACGTGGTGGACAATCAGTATGCCGTGGAATGGATGGAGGACTTTGAGTTGTTCCAG GAGGCCTTGAGTCATGAGACGTCATATGTGAGTAACTTGGCCCAGTCACTGTCTCTGGCCTTGGAAGAGTTCTACAGTGTGCTCCGATCCGTGGGCGTATCGGCCATGACAGGCATGGGTGTGGACAAGTTCTTGGACAAGGTGACCGAAGCGGAACTCGAATATGAGACCGAGTACAAAGAGGAATACCAACGGCTCCGGCGCGAAAAGGACGAGGCCGAAAAAGTCGAGGAGGAGAGGCGAAAAGCGGGCGGGAAAAAATCgagtctcattcactccatgcCCATGGAATCTGAATCGGCTATTTATTTGCGACATCCGGGAGATGAAGATCAGCCGGATAGTGAGGAGGAGAGGGACGATGAAGCCGAGGAGGAGAGTAAAGAACGCGATTCATTCCAGAACTATCTAGCTCGACATGCTGCCAAGACCAAAGACAAGATCGATCAAGTCGCTAAGGAACCTGGCACGAAATTGTGA
- the LOC131889464 gene encoding steroid receptor RNA activator 1-like, translating into MASDDEPRPGNWDKAWNDPPLFSYQATSAKASEPTGVKLNKRVGFPGTLAPATPNSSVATPVPLASGLGSALPPPPLKLHDAGAKSEGGLYVPPPPVGGPCLPLRPPASDNAGKSQATSGPTPEVVYDCDSVVALLNQSLARSSLATKKAQDIQKRIDTMADKWKAGALNPPVQTGMGRIADLLEAEDAASAEKIQLSLMVDWPAVCGSWLVGIKHLIISCKEDQAGSPLP; encoded by the exons ATGGCGTCCGATGACGAACCACGCCCGGGCAACTGGGACAAGGCCTGGAATGATCCACCCCTATTCAGTTACCAGGCCACCAGTGCCAAGGCCAGTGAGCCCACGGGCGTCAAATTGAATAAACGTGTGGGGTTTCCGGGCACGCTAGCCCCAGCTACGCCGAACTCCAGCGTGGCAACGCCCGTTCCGCTGGCCTCGGGCTTAGGGTCGGCCCTACCCCCGCCCCCGCTCAAACTACATGATGCTGGAGCTAAATCTGAAGGCGGGCTCTATGTGCCGCCTCCACCCGTCGGCGGACCCTGCCTCCCGCTCAG ACCCCCGGCTTCTGACAACGCAGGTAAATCCCAGGCGACTTCAGGACCCACCCCAGAGGTGGTCTATGATTGTGACTCGGTGGTGGCATTGTTGAACCAGTCCTTGGCTCGATCCTCTTTGGCCACGAAAAAAGCTCAAGATATCCAGAAACGTATCGATACCATGGCCGATAAATGGAAAGCGGGTGCCTTGAACCCGCCCGTTCAAACGGGGATGGGTCGAATAGCGGATTTGTTGGAGGCTGAAGATGCGGCCAGTGCGGAGAAGATCCAGCTTTCGTTAATGGTGGACTGGCCCGCTGTGTGCGGCTCTTGGCTGGTGGGCATCAAGCATTTGATTATCAGCTGCAAGGAGGACCAGGCCGGTAGCCCTCTCCCGTGA
- the LOC131889465 gene encoding dolichol-phosphate mannosyltransferase subunit 3-like — translation MTKLTEWLTVLTVLISIWWALYMEMILPQWGRNHPMTVLSLPVVGVALFGLYSVGVIAYRVATFNDCEEAAQELQSQIVEAQADLKKKGFKAK, via the coding sequence ATGACCAAATTAACGGAATGGCTCACGGTCCTGACCGTGCTGATATCAATTTGGTGGGCCTTGTACATGGAGATGATTCTTCCCCAATGGGGTCGCAATCATCCCATGACCGTATTAAGTTTGCCCGTGGTCGGTGTGGCTCTGTTTGGGTTGTACTCGGTAGGTGTGATCGCCTACCGGGTGGCCACTTTTAATGACTGCGAAGAGGCAGCCCAAGAGCTCCAATCCCAAATTGTGGAAGCCCAAGCGGACCTCAAGAAAAAGggattcaaagccaaatga